ATATTACAGAATTCACTTTTGATGAGGCTATAAAAAATTATAATAAAGCTGTTGGTAAAGGCATTCTAAAAGTGATGAATAAAATTGGTATTTCTACCCTTAATTCTTACCGAGGATCACAGCTTTTTGAATGCATTGGTATAAATACCAAAGTGGTAGAAAAATATTTTCCAAATACCCCAACGCGTATTCAAGGTATTGGACTGTATCAAATAGAAAAGGAAATTGCACTACGTCATCATAAAACGTTCAGTAAAAAACAAATTGCCGCAAATTTAGAATTAGAAATTGGTGGTGAATATAGATGGAGGAGAGATGGAGAAAAACATATGTTTAATCCCTTATCTATAGCTAAATTGCAAAAATCTGTTCGTAATAATGAACCAGATACTTATAAAGAGTATTCAAAAATGGTAAATGAACAGTCTCAAAATTTAATGACCATTAGAGGATTGTTTGAATTTTCTAATTACGATCCAATTCCATTAGAAGAGGTTGAACCATGGACAGAAATTGTGAAAAGATTTAAAACTGGTGCAATGTCATATGGTTCTATAAGTAAAGAAGCCCATGAAAATTTAGCCATAGCCATGAATCGTATAGGTGGCAAAAGTAATTCTGGTGAAGGCGGGGAGGATGAAAACAGATTCTATAAAAATTCTACCGGAGATTGGAGAAATAGTGCTATAAAACAAGTAGCCTCTGGAAGATTTGGAGTTACCTCCAATTACCTGACAAACGCTAAAGAAATTCAAATAAAAATGGCGCAAGGTGCCAAACCAGGAGAAGGTGGTCAATTACCTGGTCCAAAAGTAAATCCTGAAATTGCGAAAACGCGTAATTCTACTCCTTATGTAGGATTGATTTCTCCACCACCCCATCACGACATATATTCTATAGAAGATTTATCGCAGCTTATTTACGATTTAAAATCAGCAAATAGAAAGGCTAGAATTAATGTAAAACTAGTTTCAGAAGTTGGTGTTGGTACAGTAGCAGCAGGAGTTGCTAAAGCTAAAGCAGATGTTATTTTGGTTTCAGGTTTCGATGGCGGTACTGGTGCATCACCATTAACTTCCTTAAAACATGCTGGTCTACCATGGGAATTAGGTATTGCCGAAGCACAACAAACATTAGTACTTAACGATTTAAGAAACAGAATTGTACTAGAATGTGATGGTCAACTAAAAACCGGTAGAGATGTTGCCGTAGCATGTTTATTAGGAGCTGAAGAATTTGGTTTCGCTACTGCTCCGTTAGTAGCCTCTGGTTGTATTATGATGCGCGTTTGTCATTTGAACACTTGCCCTGTAGGAATCGCAACTCAGAATCCTGAGCTAAGAAAAAAATTCAAAGGAAAACCAGAACACGTGGTAAACTACATGTATTTTGTAGCTCAAGAATTACGTGAAATAATGGCTCAGTTAGGTTTTAGAACCATTAATGAAATGGTAGGACAGGTTCAAAAATTAGATCGTAAAAAAGCAATTGATCATTATAAATCTGCTGGTATAGATTTAACTCCTATTCTACATCAGGTAGATGTTCCTATTGGAACAAAATTCTATAATACTGAAAAGCAGAAGCATGATATTTTTAAATCAATCGAATTTGATATTATTGCAAAAGCCAATCCTTCGTTATTTAGAAAAGAAAAATTAACGTTAGATTACCCTATTTGTAATACCGATCGTGCCGTTGGTGCAATTATTAGTAATGAAATTTCTAAAACCTACGGAGCAGAAGGTCTACCTATAAATACCCTTAGACTTAATTTTACAGGATCGGCAGGTCAAAGTTTTGGAGCTTTTGCTACTAGAGGCCTTACCATGGTAGTCAATGGAAATACTAATGATTATTTAGGAAAAGGACTTTCAGGTGCCAAACTAGTTATTAAAGTACCAGAAAAATCTACTATTGTACCAGAAGATAACGTAATAACAGGTAACGTTACATTATATGGCGCAACCGCGGGCAGAGCCTATATTAACGGAAAAGCTGGTGAACGTTTCTGTGTTCGTAATTCAGGAGCCAAAGCAGTAGTAGAGGGTATCGGTGATCATGGTTGTGAATATATGACTGGTGGAGTTGCAGTTATCCTTGGTGAAGTAGGAAGAAATTTTGGAGCTGGTATGAGTGGTGGAATCGCTTTTGTTTTAGATAATAATAAAACGTTTAAAAAACGATGCAGTTTAGAAGGACTTAATTTATTAGATGTAACAGAAACTAATGATATTAAGCAATTGAAAGATCTAATTGAAAGTCACTATAGCTCAACATCAAGTCCCTTAGCGCAACGAATATTAGAAAATTGGGAATCCTATTTACCAAAATTCGTTAAGGTTTTACCTGAAGAATACAGACTGGCCTTAATTAGGTTAGAAGAAGAAAATTTACAAACTATTTAAAATCGGAATATGGGAAAGATAACAGGATTTTTGGAATTCGATAGAAAAATTGAAGCATACGAACCGGTTGAGCAACGTTTAAAAGATTATAAAGAATTTACGATACCATTACCTGAAAAGGAAATGAAGGAGCAAGGTGCTCGGTGCATGGATTGTGGTATACCCTTTTGCCACAGTGGATGCCCATTAGGTAATTTAATACCTGATTTTAATGATGCCGTTTATCGAGGCAAATGGGAAAAAGCGAGTGAAATTTTACATTCAACAAACAACTTTCCAGAATTTACTGGAAGATTATGTCCTGCACCATGTGAAGAAGCTTGTGTCCTTGGTATAAATGAAGACCCTGTAAGTATTGAAAATATTGAAAAAAATATTGTTGAAACTGCTTTCAAGAAAGGATGGATTACTGCAAAACCACCTTTAAATAAAACAGGTAAGAAAGTTGCAGTAGTAGGCTCAGGTCCTGCTGGTCTAGCCACTGCCCAACAATTAAACAGAGCTGGTCATAAAGTTACCGTATTTGAACGTGATGAAAAACCTGGTGGGTTATTACGCTATGGTATTCCAGATTTTAAAATGGAGAAAAACGTTATTGACAGACGCTTAGATGTTCTTAAAGAAGAAGGCATAACATTTTCTTGTGGTGTTCATATAGGTGTAGATATTAAGGCAGATACGCTTAAAGAAGAATATGATGCTATCGTGTTAACTGGTGGTGCAACTATTAGAAGGAATTTACCAATTGAAGGTTCGGATTTAAAGGGTGTAGTTCAGGCAATGGATTTTCTATGTCAAAATAATAGACGTGTAGACGGTATTAAAGATTTAGGCGAAGAAATTAAAGCTACAGGTAAAGATGTAGTAGTTATTGGAGGTGGCGATACTGGCTCCGATTGTATTGGAACTTCTTTTCGTCATGGAGCTACTTCTGTTTCAAATTTTGAAATTATGCCAAAGGCTACCACAGAAAGACCTGAAGGTCAACCTTGGCCATTTTGGCCTATGAGACTAAGAACCAGTTCTTCACATAAAGAAGGTGCTGAACGCTTCTTTAGTATATCTACAAAGAAATTTATAGGGGATTCAGATGGTAATTTAAAAGGATTAATTACTTCAGAAGTAGAATGGATAAATACTCCTGGACAACGACCACAACTTAAAGAAGTACCAGGTACTGAAAAAGAATGGAAATGCGAACTTGCATTATTGGCATTAGGATTTACTGGTTCTGAAAATACTGTCGCAAATCAGCTAGGATTAGAAATGGATGCTAGAACAAACATTAAAGCATCTGAGAACAATTACAAAACTAATGTTGCAGGTGTTTTTGCAGCTGGCGACCAAAGAAGAGGCCAGTCTCTTATTGTATGGGCCATTTCAGAAGGTAGACAAGCTGCCCATCATGTAGATAAGTTCTTAATGGGCGAATCAGCTCTTCCTTTAAAAGGTGATGGAGATTTACCCAGAGTATAGCTCTAATTTTAAAACTATTTTAAAGCCCCAACTATTCAGTTAGCTGGGGCTTTTGTATTTATAAAGAAAAGTCATTAAATTTATGAGTTCTTTATTACTTAACATTAGTTAGTCAATTAAATAAATTCTCATATTTTTTCGCTCCATCACTCAATTTATCAATTAAGACCAAATTGTTTGTGTTCGAAAACTCTGCGCTTAAATCCAAATAAAAAGTATAACCACCAAGATATTTATTAAAATATACAATCACCCTGCAGTACACAAAACTGTATGAATATCAAGAGCACAACTAACCTTACTTATAAGCTAGTAGTAGTAGTAGTAGTAGTGATAAGGGCATCCACAAAAAATTGGCATAAAAAAAAGTCCTTTACATTGCTGTAAAGGACTTTGAAAAAGGCGGCTACCTACTCTCCCACTTGGTATAGCAGTACCATCGGCGCAAACGGTCTTAACTTCCCTGTTCGGAATGGTAAGGGGTGGGCCCCGTCGCCATGGCCACCTAAGTTTTGGATCGGATATATCCGACCGCGGCCTTCGCCGCAATATCGTTGACATGAATGGAACAGGATTCCTATAAAGGAAAGAAGCACTTATATTAAAAAGTATGTTTCGGTATAAAAAGAAAGAAGTAAAGATCGTTGCCGCCTCCTTCCGAAGAAGGAGGCAAGCGTTCGCGCAAGCCTGACGGGCAATTAGTACTACTCGGCTACGGACATTACTGCCCTTCCACCTATAGCCTATCAACGTGGTCATCTCCCACGGCCCTTTAAAGAAATTTCATCTTGTGGCCGGTTTCGCGCTTATATGCTTTCAGCGCTTATCCGATCCCGACATAGCTACCCAGCGATGCTCCTGGCGGAACAACTGGTGCACCAGCGGTCAGTCCGACTCGGTCCTCTCGTACTAGAGTCAGATCCACTCAAATTTCTAACGCCCGCAGTAGATAGAGACCGAACTGTCTCACGACGTTCTGAACCCAGCTCGCGTGCCACTTTAATGGGCGAACAGCCCAACCCTTGGGACCTTCTCCAGCCCCAGGATGTGACGAGCCGACATCGAGGTGCCAAACCCCCCCGTCGATATGAGCTCTTGGGGGAGATCAGCCTGTTATCCCCGGCGTACCTTTTATCCTTTGAGCGATGGCCCTTCCATGCGGAACCACCGGATCACTATGCTCTTGTTTCCAACCTGATCGACCTGTATGTCTCTCAGTCAAGCGCCCTTGTGCCATTGCACTCTACACACGATTGCCAACCGTATTGAGGGCACCTTTAGAAGCCTCCGTTACTCTTTTGGAGGCGACCACCCCAGTCAAACTACCCACCACGCACTGTTCCCTCTTGGAGGGTTAGGCCCCGGACAAGCAAAGGCTGGTATTTCAACAATGACTCCACCACACCTGGCGATGCAGCTTCAAAGTCTCCCAGCTATCCTACACATTGCTTGACCAAGGTCAATACGAAGCTATAGTAAAGGTGCACGGGGTCTTTTCGTCCCACTGCGGGTAACCGGCATCTTCACCGATACTACAATTTCACCGAGCTCATGGCCGAGACAGTGTCCAGATCGTTGCACCATTCGTGCAGGTCGGAACTTACCCGACAAGGAATTTCGCTACCTTAGGACCGTTATAGTTACGGCCGCCGTTTACTGGGGCTTCAATTCAATGCTTCTCCCCGAAGGAATGACATCTCCTCTT
The genomic region above belongs to Maribacter hydrothermalis and contains:
- the gltB gene encoding glutamate synthase large subunit; translation: MTLKKQGLYLPEFEHDNCGAGFICSLKGKKSNDIIHKALEILERLEHRGAVSADGKTGDGAGILIDIPHDFFQAVCNFELPKIGEYAVGNIFFPRKENQRNFCISVFEENIKKQGLKLLGWRDVPVNRSIPGRIAAETEPFVKQIFVAKENSEQKYFDFNLKLYIARKVTEHTIINSKLSESKFFYVPSLSTKIIIFKGLLMPLDISLYYSDLMDSRVVTRLALVHQRFSTNTFPTWDLAQPFRYMCHNGEINTLRGNVTRMFSREELLENEMFGDEIKNILPIILPGKSDSATMDMVVELLLMTGRSLPEVMMILVPEAWEKNTEMSEAKKAFYEYHSCMMEPWDGPASIPFTDGNFIGAVLDRNGLRPSRYTVTKDDYVVMSSETGVVDITPENIEFHGRLQPGKMFLVNMEEGRIVNDEEIKENIAQKYPYKKWLNDNLVHLKDIPYNDRPLFLGEESLEKRKSLFGYTLEDIDTIVLPMAKSGKEPIGSMGSDTPIAVLSQRPQLIYNYFKQLFAQVTNPPLDGIREELITDISLTLGSDHNIFEFSELHCRKLKIQNPVISKEDLDKIKNYDVSPDYKVVSISILYSIKQGHNGLEDALQSVLNQASKAVDDGANIIILSDRSVNEEMAPIPALLACSFVNSGLQKLGKRSKLSVIIESAEPREVHHFALLFGFGASAINPYLVNEIIAEQIEEHDITEFTFDEAIKNYNKAVGKGILKVMNKIGISTLNSYRGSQLFECIGINTKVVEKYFPNTPTRIQGIGLYQIEKEIALRHHKTFSKKQIAANLELEIGGEYRWRRDGEKHMFNPLSIAKLQKSVRNNEPDTYKEYSKMVNEQSQNLMTIRGLFEFSNYDPIPLEEVEPWTEIVKRFKTGAMSYGSISKEAHENLAIAMNRIGGKSNSGEGGEDENRFYKNSTGDWRNSAIKQVASGRFGVTSNYLTNAKEIQIKMAQGAKPGEGGQLPGPKVNPEIAKTRNSTPYVGLISPPPHHDIYSIEDLSQLIYDLKSANRKARINVKLVSEVGVGTVAAGVAKAKADVILVSGFDGGTGASPLTSLKHAGLPWELGIAEAQQTLVLNDLRNRIVLECDGQLKTGRDVAVACLLGAEEFGFATAPLVASGCIMMRVCHLNTCPVGIATQNPELRKKFKGKPEHVVNYMYFVAQELREIMAQLGFRTINEMVGQVQKLDRKKAIDHYKSAGIDLTPILHQVDVPIGTKFYNTEKQKHDIFKSIEFDIIAKANPSLFRKEKLTLDYPICNTDRAVGAIISNEISKTYGAEGLPINTLRLNFTGSAGQSFGAFATRGLTMVVNGNTNDYLGKGLSGAKLVIKVPEKSTIVPEDNVITGNVTLYGATAGRAYINGKAGERFCVRNSGAKAVVEGIGDHGCEYMTGGVAVILGEVGRNFGAGMSGGIAFVLDNNKTFKKRCSLEGLNLLDVTETNDIKQLKDLIESHYSSTSSPLAQRILENWESYLPKFVKVLPEEYRLALIRLEEENLQTI
- a CDS encoding glutamate synthase subunit beta; this translates as MGKITGFLEFDRKIEAYEPVEQRLKDYKEFTIPLPEKEMKEQGARCMDCGIPFCHSGCPLGNLIPDFNDAVYRGKWEKASEILHSTNNFPEFTGRLCPAPCEEACVLGINEDPVSIENIEKNIVETAFKKGWITAKPPLNKTGKKVAVVGSGPAGLATAQQLNRAGHKVTVFERDEKPGGLLRYGIPDFKMEKNVIDRRLDVLKEEGITFSCGVHIGVDIKADTLKEEYDAIVLTGGATIRRNLPIEGSDLKGVVQAMDFLCQNNRRVDGIKDLGEEIKATGKDVVVIGGGDTGSDCIGTSFRHGATSVSNFEIMPKATTERPEGQPWPFWPMRLRTSSSHKEGAERFFSISTKKFIGDSDGNLKGLITSEVEWINTPGQRPQLKEVPGTEKEWKCELALLALGFTGSENTVANQLGLEMDARTNIKASENNYKTNVAGVFAAGDQRRGQSLIVWAISEGRQAAHHVDKFLMGESALPLKGDGDLPRV